In the genome of Coxiella burnetii, the window GGGGGTACGCCAGAGAGTTGACTCCCGAAGAACGGCAGCAACAACAAATCGAATTAACAAAGCACATCGCAAGCGCTCAAGTCATTATTACTACCGCTGCTGTTCCTGGAAAAAAAGCGCCGCTGATTATTTCTAAAGATGCCGTCGCCCAAATGCAAAGCGGTTCAGTCATTGTCGATGTAGCAGCTCCGATGGGCGGAAATTGCGAGCTGACTGAAGCCGGTAAGTCGGTAGATTATCAAGGCGTAAAAATTATCGGGCCCACTAACTTGCCGAGCGGTTTAGCTCGCGATGCTAGCCAACTTTTCGGCAGCAATCTTATTCATTTTTTGGAATTGTTGTTGAATGAGAAGAATGAAATAGCAATTGATTGGCAGGATGAAATTTTAAATAAAACCGCGATTGCTAAAGGAGCTACCCGTTATTCGACGAAAACCAATCCCGATGCCGTTCCTGCACAGACGCATAGGCGTCAACTTAAAGGAGCGAGGTAAAGAGGAACTATCAAGTAGTTGAAAAAATGTCCGTCGTTCCCGTGCGTAGGCCGTCTACCGACAGACAAAGAATCGAGGACTTTCACGGCCGAAGTCACGGGAATCCCGGCTAAAAGGCTAAGAAAAGCGCCATCGGTGTTTTTCTTAGCCTCTTAATCTGGATCCTCCCGACTCGGCCGTGAGGGTTTTGTGTTTTTCAATACTACAGCAGACGGCCTCGCAGGAGGACGACGGTGTTAAGTTTTTAAGGAGCTTTGAAAAAAACAAAGCGAAAGAGAGCATCAACTTTACAGTCATTAGAATTTTATGCTTAAGTTGACGCCTATGCGCAAAGGCGGGAATGACGGATAAAGGAGAATGACGGGTTAAAAAAGGATAAATTATGTTTGAATTAATAGCTGCACTTTACATTGTTATGCTCGCTGCGTTTGCGGGATATGAAATCATTGGCCGCGTTCCCAGCATTTTACACACGCCATTAATGTCGGGAACAAATTTTATTCACGGCATTGTGTTGATTGGGGCAATGATTGTATTAGCCTCTGCACAAACCCCGTTAATACGTGTTATCGGTTTTATTGCCGTTTTAATTGCAACTATCAATGCCGCGGGTGGTTACGTAGTGACTTTGCGAATGCTCGCAATGTTTAAAACCAGTCAAGATAAGGATAAAAATTCGTGATCGGTTTCATTCATTTAAGCTATTTCCTCGCCGCGATTTTATTTTTATTGGGATTAAAAAAAATGAGCCATCCGCGAACGGCACGTCCCGGCATTGTATGGGCTGGCGTTGGCATGTTGTTGGCTGTGTTAGTTACCTTTTTATTAATTAAAAATA includes:
- a CDS encoding NAD(P) transhydrogenase subunit alpha; the encoded protein is MFELIAALYIVMLAAFAGYEIIGRVPSILHTPLMSGTNFIHGIVLIGAMIVLASAQTPLIRVIGFIAVLIATINAAGGYVVTLRMLAMFKTSQDKDKNS